A DNA window from Theobroma cacao cultivar B97-61/B2 chromosome 5, Criollo_cocoa_genome_V2, whole genome shotgun sequence contains the following coding sequences:
- the LOC108661856 gene encoding methyl-CpG-binding domain-containing protein 2-like isoform X2 — translation MLKREGTDFAGSSYASHLDGTFQEAIAAVAASSSSSASSSSSSSSDDDSQETQNDDDLDNGNASKQLVLYDPAANGTVAIDSTPPGPIQCRPPPCPRFSSSRVLPSVGAFTVQCANCFKWRLIPTKEKYEEIREHILENPFVCETAREWRPDISCDDPTDISQDGSRLWAIDKPNIAQPPPGWQRLLRIRGEGSTKFADMYVYLSMRQFSTI, via the coding sequence ATGTTGAAAAGGGAAGGAACTGACTTTGCTGGGTCAAGTTATGCAAGTCACCTAGATGGTACTTTCCAGGAAGCAATAGCTGCTGTTGCTgcttcatcatcttcttctgCTTCATCATCATCGTCATCATCTTCAGATGATGACTCTCAGGAGACACAAAATGACGATGACCTAGACAATGGGAATGCTTCTAAACAATTGGTGCTTTATGATCCTGCTGCTAATGGTACTGTTGCAATTGATTCCACCCCTCCTGGACCTATTCAGTGCAGACCTCCGCCGTGTCCAAGATTTTCATCATCAAGAGTATTGCCATCTGTTGGGGCTTTCACTGTCCAGTGTGCcaattgttttaaatggaGGCTTATACCAACAAAGGAAAAGTATGAAGAAATACGTGAACATATTTTAGAAAATCCCTTTGTTTGTGAAACAGCTCGTGAATGGCGGCCTGATATCTCATGTGATGATCCAACGGATATCTCTCAAGATGGCAGCCGACTTTGGGCAATTGATAAACCCAATATTGCTCAGCCTCCTCCAGGCTGGCAAAGGCTACTGCGGATCAGAGGTGAAGGAAGTACTAAATTTGCAGACATGTACGTATACCTTTCTATGAGGCAATTTTCAACCatctaa
- the LOC108661856 gene encoding methyl-CpG-binding domain-containing protein 2-like isoform X1, giving the protein MQSPPEKAFVMLKREGTDFAGSSYASHLDGTFQEAIAAVAASSSSSASSSSSSSSDDDSQETQNDDDLDNGNASKQLVLYDPAANGTVAIDSTPPGPIQCRPPPCPRFSSSRVLPSVGAFTVQCANCFKWRLIPTKEKYEEIREHILENPFVCETAREWRPDISCDDPTDISQDGSRLWAIDKPNIAQPPPGWQRLLRIRGEGSTKFADMYVYLSMRQFSTI; this is encoded by the coding sequence ATGCAGTCACCTCCAGAAAAAGCTTTTGTTATGTTGAAAAGGGAAGGAACTGACTTTGCTGGGTCAAGTTATGCAAGTCACCTAGATGGTACTTTCCAGGAAGCAATAGCTGCTGTTGCTgcttcatcatcttcttctgCTTCATCATCATCGTCATCATCTTCAGATGATGACTCTCAGGAGACACAAAATGACGATGACCTAGACAATGGGAATGCTTCTAAACAATTGGTGCTTTATGATCCTGCTGCTAATGGTACTGTTGCAATTGATTCCACCCCTCCTGGACCTATTCAGTGCAGACCTCCGCCGTGTCCAAGATTTTCATCATCAAGAGTATTGCCATCTGTTGGGGCTTTCACTGTCCAGTGTGCcaattgttttaaatggaGGCTTATACCAACAAAGGAAAAGTATGAAGAAATACGTGAACATATTTTAGAAAATCCCTTTGTTTGTGAAACAGCTCGTGAATGGCGGCCTGATATCTCATGTGATGATCCAACGGATATCTCTCAAGATGGCAGCCGACTTTGGGCAATTGATAAACCCAATATTGCTCAGCCTCCTCCAGGCTGGCAAAGGCTACTGCGGATCAGAGGTGAAGGAAGTACTAAATTTGCAGACATGTACGTATACCTTTCTATGAGGCAATTTTCAACCatctaa